CGGCCCTGGTGCCGCTGCTCGCGCTCGTACCGGTGCTGTGGCGGATCGCCTACGGCTCGCCCAAGGACCGGCTGATCGGCCAGAACCTCACCTCGCTGCTGGCCGGTCTTGTGCTGCTGCTGGCCGCACAGGGCTTCCACCGGACCTCGTACAACGATGTGGCGCTGGTGGTCAGCGTGCTCGGGCCCACCGGCACGCTGATCTACGCCCGCTTCCTGGACGTCCTGCCCGA
This genomic interval from Streptomyces asiaticus contains the following:
- a CDS encoding MrpF/PhaF family protein, which encodes MSTSDGWLAAALVPLLALVPVLWRIAYGSPKDRLIGQNLTSLLAGLVLLLAAQGFHRTSYNDVALVVSVLGPTGTLIYARFLDVLPDSRLVRWTALVGVPATVLPLCVATGPGRAMVKLLLIGALLIAGSVVTSGRGGKGGVTA